One part of the Algibacter sp. L1A34 genome encodes these proteins:
- a CDS encoding arylesterase: protein MLKNRQLIINSNNRIQKVFLKFCCLYVLVFVFSCKSDASKDTTTLDETTTQNETKSTENSNSKKIIFFGDSLTAGYGLEDVNDAFPALIQSKIDSLQLDYTIVNSGISGETTSGGKNRIDWVLNEEPSIFILELGANDGLRGVPLDQSKANLQAIIDAVKKKYPDTKIVLAGMQIPPNMGQDYTSEFKNMFPALAEENNLYLVPFLLEDVGGIESLNQSDGIHPTKEGHKILAKNVWDVLQPILK from the coding sequence ATGTTGAAAAATAGACAATTGATAATAAATAGCAACAATAGAATTCAAAAGGTTTTCTTAAAATTTTGTTGTCTTTATGTGCTTGTATTCGTGTTCTCATGCAAATCTGATGCTTCTAAAGACACAACCACTTTAGATGAAACTACTACTCAAAACGAAACCAAAAGCACTGAAAATAGTAATTCTAAGAAAATCATCTTTTTTGGAGATAGTTTAACCGCAGGCTATGGCTTAGAAGATGTTAACGATGCCTTTCCTGCCCTAATACAAAGTAAAATAGATTCTTTACAGCTAGATTATACTATTGTGAATTCTGGTATTAGTGGTGAAACAACTTCGGGTGGAAAAAATAGAATTGATTGGGTTTTAAATGAAGAGCCTAGTATTTTTATTTTAGAATTAGGCGCTAATGATGGTTTACGCGGTGTGCCTTTAGATCAATCTAAAGCTAATTTACAAGCTATTATTGATGCTGTTAAAAAGAAATACCCAGATACTAAAATTGTTTTAGCAGGTATGCAAATACCACCTAATATGGGGCAAGACTATACCTCAGAATTTAAAAATATGTTTCCTGCATTAGCTGAAGAAAACAACTTGTATTTAGTTCCTTTTTTATTAGAAGATGTTGGCGGTATTGAGTCTTTAAATCAATCTGATGGTATTCATCCTACAAAAGAAGGTCATAAAATATTGGCTAAGAATGTTTGGGATGTTTTACAGCCAATTCTTAAATAA
- a CDS encoding DoxX family protein, which translates to MKILHTTLIILSAISFLFYGYGCLFSYKMKQEFLRFQLSEKQRKITGILQILAGLALLYSFVNPLLGVIATMGLTIQMLLGFLVRLKIKDPFILALPSFVFMIFNGYLFFYFLKIYL; encoded by the coding sequence TTGAAAATTCTACATACTACTTTAATTATTTTATCGGCAATCTCCTTTCTGTTTTATGGATACGGCTGTTTATTTTCTTATAAAATGAAGCAGGAGTTTTTACGTTTTCAATTGAGTGAAAAGCAAAGAAAAATAACGGGTATTTTACAAATATTAGCCGGTTTAGCCCTTCTATACAGTTTTGTAAATCCATTATTAGGGGTTATCGCGACGATGGGACTAACGATACAAATGTTATTAGGTTTTCTGGTAAGATTGAAAATTAAAGATCCATTTATACTAGCTTTACCTTCATTTGTCTTTATGATTTTTAACGGCTATTTATTTTTCTATTTTTTAAAAATTTATCTTTAA
- a CDS encoding FtsX-like permease family protein: MAWRDGKASLSRLMLFMASIILGIAAVVSIQLFSDNLKQNIKQQSKALMGADFIIDSKQEPSEKVKHIIDSLGADASEVNFVSMAAFPKNNGTKLVKVRAIEGEFPFYGTIASTPENAGTDYQKLGGALVDATLLLQYNITAGDSIKLGELTIPIIGALKSIPGSTAISSSVAPTVLIPFRFLEQTQLLQAGSRKEYQYFFKDADVNFDVLSKSINPILEAENADLDTHISTSKRLGRKYDNVSRFLNLVAFIALLLGCIGIASSVHIYIKEKLKNVAVLKCLGASRKQTFLIYLIQIISIGFIGGLIGSAIGTGLQFAFPYILQGFLPFSVEISISVLPIIMGVALGVLMSVLFALLPLLGTWYVSPLEVLRGSEDNLQKPKAARIVVLVAILLFIFLFSFWILKDALNGLFFTLGILITFAIMAGVAHVFIKLIKKFFPSSWGYTQRQSLLNLFRPNNQTMVLVLAIGLGTFLISTLYFTKDILLAKTSIENKKSDANIILMDVQNKQETALLDSFKSKGLEVIDNIPIITMRMQSIRGKSVNEIRKDSTIKMRKWVLNREFRVTYREALNQTEELIEGAWTGKAEQGKPIYISITDNIAKDANLKVGDAVVFNIQGVLMPTIIGSIRKVDWSSMKINFSILFPTGVLENAPKFNVMTTYVPNKEASADLQRDLVQQFPNVTILDLRQVFTLVEDILGKITWVINFMAFFSILTGFIVLIGSVRNSKYQRIKESVLLRTLGAKSKQILKITALEYVYLGVLGSLTGILLSLIGSQLLATFLFKEPFVPSVIPFLVFLPSITLLVVAIGLSNMRSVLKSPPLEVLRKEV, from the coding sequence ATGGCTTGGCGCGACGGGAAAGCAAGCCTGTCTAGGTTAATGCTATTTATGGCATCGATTATATTGGGTATTGCTGCGGTGGTTTCTATTCAATTATTTAGTGATAATTTAAAACAAAACATAAAACAACAATCGAAAGCCTTAATGGGTGCCGATTTTATTATTGATAGCAAACAAGAACCTTCCGAAAAGGTAAAGCACATTATAGATTCTTTAGGCGCAGATGCTTCCGAAGTAAACTTTGTATCTATGGCTGCTTTTCCTAAAAATAACGGCACCAAATTAGTAAAAGTACGGGCAATAGAAGGCGAATTTCCTTTTTACGGAACCATTGCATCCACACCCGAAAATGCTGGTACAGATTATCAAAAATTAGGTGGTGCCTTGGTAGATGCTACCTTGTTATTACAATATAATATAACAGCTGGAGATTCTATAAAATTAGGCGAATTAACAATCCCGATTATAGGCGCTTTAAAATCCATTCCTGGAAGCACAGCCATTTCATCTTCTGTTGCTCCAACCGTTTTAATTCCTTTTCGATTTTTAGAACAAACCCAATTATTGCAAGCTGGCAGTAGAAAAGAATATCAATACTTTTTTAAGGATGCTGACGTTAATTTTGATGTTTTAAGTAAAAGTATAAACCCAATTCTTGAAGCTGAAAACGCTGATTTAGATACACATATTAGTACCAGTAAACGCTTAGGTCGTAAGTATGATAATGTAAGCCGATTTTTAAATTTAGTCGCTTTTATTGCGCTTTTGCTCGGTTGTATTGGTATTGCGAGTTCCGTACATATTTACATTAAAGAGAAACTTAAAAATGTGGCCGTTTTAAAATGTTTGGGTGCTTCTAGAAAACAGACTTTTTTAATTTACTTGATACAAATTATTAGCATTGGTTTTATTGGCGGGCTTATTGGTTCGGCTATTGGGACCGGATTACAATTTGCTTTCCCTTATATTTTACAAGGTTTTTTACCTTTTAGTGTTGAAATTTCAATTTCTGTTTTGCCTATTATTATGGGTGTAGCTTTAGGAGTGTTAATGTCGGTTTTATTTGCGTTATTACCTTTGTTAGGTACTTGGTATGTATCGCCCTTAGAGGTTTTAAGAGGATCGGAAGATAATTTACAGAAACCTAAAGCGGCTCGTATTGTGGTGTTGGTTGCTATTCTACTTTTTATATTTTTATTCTCGTTTTGGATTCTTAAAGACGCGCTTAATGGTTTGTTCTTTACGCTTGGTATTTTAATCACATTTGCTATTATGGCTGGTGTAGCCCATGTATTTATTAAGCTGATTAAAAAGTTTTTTCCGAGTTCTTGGGGCTATACGCAACGCCAAAGTTTACTTAATTTATTTAGACCAAATAACCAAACCATGGTACTTGTATTAGCTATTGGTTTAGGGACTTTTTTAATAAGTACGTTATATTTTACTAAAGATATTTTACTAGCCAAAACCTCAATTGAAAATAAAAAAAGTGATGCCAATATCATTTTAATGGATGTACAAAACAAACAAGAAACCGCGCTTTTAGACAGCTTTAAAAGTAAAGGATTAGAGGTGATTGATAATATCCCAATTATAACCATGCGCATGCAAAGTATTCGTGGTAAATCTGTAAATGAAATTCGCAAAGATTCGACTATTAAAATGCGTAAATGGGTTTTAAATAGAGAATTTAGAGTGACGTATAGAGAAGCACTAAATCAAACCGAAGAGTTGATAGAAGGAGCGTGGACAGGTAAAGCAGAGCAAGGTAAACCTATCTATATATCGATTACAGATAATATTGCCAAAGATGCGAATTTAAAAGTAGGCGATGCTGTTGTTTTTAATATTCAAGGTGTTTTAATGCCAACGATTATCGGTAGTATTCGTAAGGTAGACTGGAGCAGTATGAAAATAAATTTTTCGATTTTATTTCCAACTGGTGTGTTAGAAAATGCACCTAAATTTAATGTGATGACGACTTATGTGCCAAACAAAGAGGCTTCGGCAGATCTACAGAGAGATTTGGTGCAACAATTTCCTAATGTTACTATTTTAGATTTACGACAAGTTTTTACACTGGTTGAAGATATTTTGGGCAAAATTACTTGGGTCATTAATTTTATGGCATTTTTTAGTATTTTAACTGGTTTTATAGTGCTTATCGGTTCTGTTAGAAACAGTAAATACCAACGTATTAAAGAAAGTGTGTTGTTGAGAACTTTAGGAGCCAAAAGCAAGCAGATTTTGAAAATTACAGCCTTAGAATATGTTTATCTTGGTGTATTAGGAAGCTTAACAGGTATTTTGTTGTCTTTAATTGGTAGTCAATTATTAGCAACATTTTTGTTTAAAGAACCATTTGTACCATCGGTAATTCCGTTTCTTGTTTTTCTACCAAGCATTACTTTATTAGTGGTTGCTATTGGTTTAAGCAATATGAGATCTGTTTTGAAGAGTCCGCCTTTGGAAGTGTTGAGAAAGGAGGTTTAA
- a CDS encoding adenylosuccinate synthetase, with product MLALFNILILQLPMGTPNPDDNQPLDLSDPFELIVFIILPVLAVFFCILWRKKRKDKK from the coding sequence ATGCTAGCACTATTTAATATATTGATTTTACAATTACCCATGGGAACGCCAAACCCCGACGACAACCAACCATTAGATTTATCGGATCCGTTTGAGTTGATTGTGTTTATTATTTTACCCGTTTTAGCAGTTTTCTTTTGTATACTTTGGAGAAAGAAACGTAAGGATAAAAAATAG
- a CDS encoding TIGR03915 family putative DNA repair protein: METTLVYDGTFDGFLTCVFMAYEMKLKAVSIVKEKHFQEPMFGSWDLVNTEPEKANRVWAGLKKKISANELQRFYYAFLSEKPTVENTIYQAILCVFRSKNNVASDFGNPHILQLSKLTKNVSREKHRMEAFVRFKLTKDGVYFANIEPDFNVLPLIKRHFEKRYADQKWLIYDLRRKYGIYYNLESVELISLELDRNFDPSKTATEFFAPIELEFQQLWQDYFKSTNIKSRKNMKLHIQHIPKRYWKYLSEKQQ, from the coding sequence ATGGAAACAACTTTAGTTTACGATGGCACGTTCGATGGGTTTTTAACTTGTGTTTTTATGGCGTATGAGATGAAATTAAAAGCAGTCTCTATCGTGAAAGAAAAGCATTTTCAAGAGCCTATGTTCGGGAGTTGGGACTTGGTTAATACCGAGCCAGAAAAAGCAAACCGGGTTTGGGCGGGTTTAAAAAAGAAAATATCTGCCAATGAGTTACAACGTTTTTACTATGCCTTTTTAAGCGAAAAACCAACCGTAGAAAACACCATATACCAAGCCATTTTATGCGTATTTCGATCTAAAAACAACGTCGCTTCAGATTTTGGAAACCCTCACATTTTACAACTTTCAAAACTCACTAAAAATGTAAGCCGAGAAAAACACAGAATGGAAGCTTTCGTAAGGTTTAAGCTCACAAAAGACGGTGTTTATTTCGCAAATATAGAGCCCGATTTCAATGTTTTACCATTAATAAAAAGACATTTCGAAAAACGCTATGCAGATCAAAAATGGCTTATTTACGACTTAAGAAGAAAGTATGGCATTTATTACAATTTAGAGTCCGTTGAACTTATTAGTCTCGAACTCGATCGTAATTTCGATCCTTCTAAAACAGCAACAGAATTTTTCGCACCTATTGAATTAGAGTTTCAACAACTGTGGCAAGACTATTTTAAGAGTACAAATATAAAGTCTAGAAAAAACATGAAACTCCACATTCAACATATCCCAAAACGCTACTGGAAATATTTAAGCGAAAAACAACAATAA
- a CDS encoding putative DNA modification/repair radical SAM protein — MSFQRVQEKLNILADAAKYDVSCSSSGSNRTNKNKGLGDASASGICHSYTEDGRCVSLLKILLTNHCIFDCAYCVTRKSNDVKRAAFKVQEVVDLTMNFYRRNYIEGLFLSSGIFKSADYTMERLVAVAKKLRLDENFNGYIHLKSIPGASDELMREAGLYADRLSVNIEIPTEKGLKLLAPDKNRADFIKPMEKVKNEIIQYKSEKKIIRSTPKYAPAGQSTQMIVGASGENDMQIMYTSNYFYKNFNLKRVYYSGYVPISYDTRLPQIGTPVPMLRENRLYQTDWLLRFYGFNIEEILNEQNQSLDLDIDPKLGWALRNMHEFPVDINKADKRMLARIPGLGMKSVFKILNARRYRQLNWDHLKSIGVAFNRAQYFMVCASNQFEKRDLTPEKIKGLILQNSKSKYTTLLSNQLNLFG, encoded by the coding sequence ATGTCTTTTCAACGTGTACAAGAAAAACTAAATATCCTTGCAGATGCTGCAAAGTATGATGTTTCTTGCTCCTCTAGCGGGAGTAACAGAACTAATAAAAATAAAGGATTAGGCGATGCCTCGGCTTCTGGAATTTGTCATTCTTATACAGAAGATGGTCGCTGTGTTTCCTTATTAAAAATATTGCTAACCAACCATTGTATTTTTGACTGTGCCTATTGTGTAACACGTAAAAGTAACGATGTTAAACGTGCTGCTTTTAAGGTTCAGGAAGTGGTCGATTTAACCATGAATTTTTATCGTCGTAATTATATTGAAGGCTTATTTTTAAGCTCTGGTATTTTTAAAAGTGCCGATTACACCATGGAACGCTTAGTGGCCGTGGCTAAAAAATTAAGATTAGATGAGAATTTTAATGGCTATATTCATTTAAAATCTATTCCTGGAGCGAGCGATGAGTTAATGCGTGAAGCTGGTTTATACGCCGATAGATTAAGCGTTAATATTGAAATTCCAACCGAAAAAGGCCTTAAACTTTTAGCGCCTGATAAAAATAGAGCCGATTTTATAAAACCCATGGAAAAGGTTAAAAATGAAATTATTCAATACAAAAGTGAAAAGAAAATAATAAGAAGCACGCCCAAATATGCGCCTGCTGGGCAAAGCACTCAAATGATTGTTGGAGCAAGTGGTGAGAATGATATGCAAATCATGTATACATCCAATTATTTCTATAAAAACTTTAATTTAAAACGGGTTTATTATTCTGGTTATGTACCTATTAGTTACGATACACGGTTACCACAAATTGGCACACCTGTCCCTATGTTGCGAGAAAACAGGTTGTATCAAACCGATTGGCTCCTACGTTTTTACGGCTTTAATATTGAAGAAATTCTAAACGAACAAAACCAAAGTCTCGATTTAGATATTGATCCTAAATTGGGTTGGGCACTACGTAATATGCATGAATTTCCTGTAGATATTAATAAAGCAGATAAGCGTATGCTTGCTAGAATTCCTGGTTTAGGCATGAAATCGGTTTTTAAAATTCTAAATGCAAGGCGCTATAGGCAGCTTAACTGGGATCATTTAAAATCTATTGGCGTTGCATTTAATCGGGCGCAATATTTTATGGTCTGTGCTTCAAATCAATTTGAAAAACGAGATCTCACTCCAGAAAAAATTAAAGGTCTAATACTGCAAAACTCTAAAAGCAAGTACACAACACTGCTTAGTAATCAATTAAACCTATTTGGATAG
- a CDS encoding NAD(P)/FAD-dependent oxidoreductase: MNKQDCKIHIIGAGVSGLIASKVLENHGYKPVIIEATDRVGGRVKTDIVDGYQLDRGFQVLLTAYPSAQKYLNFEALELQHFLPGATIFNNGSRKTIGDPLREISLLFPTLLSDIGTFSDKLKILKLNSLLRKTSITEIFYKPEKTTLQYLIDFGFSQDIITLFFKPFFSGIFLEPNLGTSSRMFEFVYKMFGKGFATLPKAGIEAIPMQLKSNLKQTTFKFNTKVKSVDTGTILLENGAELQSDYTIIATDASSLLVNLKKQETQWKSCDTLYFETSTRIINKPLIGLIAKEDALINNIFYHTSISSKSRGAKELLSVTVVKEHNLSSEALKTRVQQELHQYCGIEAHALIKHYVIPKALPKLDELQYERPISEIEKTSGVFLAGDTQLNGSLNAAMMSGELAALNVLQSLKSSLTNSET, from the coding sequence ATGAACAAGCAAGATTGTAAAATACATATTATAGGTGCTGGAGTGAGTGGCCTGATAGCATCAAAGGTTCTAGAAAACCATGGCTATAAACCTGTAATAATCGAAGCTACAGATCGTGTTGGAGGACGCGTTAAAACTGATATAGTTGATGGTTATCAATTAGATCGCGGATTTCAAGTATTACTCACAGCCTATCCAAGTGCCCAGAAATATTTAAATTTTGAAGCTTTAGAGTTACAGCATTTTCTTCCTGGTGCTACTATTTTTAATAATGGAAGCAGAAAAACTATTGGAGATCCTTTAAGGGAAATATCCTTACTTTTTCCAACCTTGCTATCAGATATAGGAACGTTTTCAGATAAATTAAAAATTTTAAAATTGAATAGTCTTCTGAGAAAAACTTCTATTACTGAAATTTTCTATAAACCAGAAAAAACAACACTTCAGTATTTAATAGATTTTGGTTTTTCTCAAGACATAATAACGCTCTTTTTTAAACCTTTTTTTAGTGGTATATTTTTAGAGCCTAATCTAGGAACATCTAGTAGAATGTTTGAGTTTGTCTACAAAATGTTTGGTAAAGGTTTTGCTACCTTACCTAAGGCCGGTATTGAAGCTATACCAATGCAATTAAAATCTAATTTAAAACAGACCACATTTAAATTTAATACAAAGGTTAAGTCTGTAGATACTGGTACAATTTTATTAGAAAACGGAGCGGAATTACAAAGCGATTACACCATAATTGCTACTGATGCTAGCTCACTTTTGGTGAATCTAAAAAAGCAAGAGACTCAATGGAAATCTTGTGACACACTGTATTTTGAAACAAGCACTAGAATTATAAATAAGCCGCTAATTGGCCTTATAGCGAAAGAAGATGCACTTATTAATAATATATTTTATCACACAAGTATTTCATCAAAATCTAGAGGTGCGAAAGAATTATTATCTGTTACTGTTGTAAAAGAGCATAATTTATCTTCTGAAGCTCTAAAAACACGAGTTCAACAAGAGTTACATCAGTATTGCGGTATAGAAGCACATGCTCTTATAAAACATTATGTAATACCAAAAGCATTGCCAAAACTAGATGAATTACAGTATGAAAGGCCTATCTCCGAAATTGAAAAAACGAGTGGTGTTTTTCTAGCTGGTGACACGCAATTAAACGGTTCGTTAAATGCCGCAATGATGTCTGGTGAGTTAGCTGCTTTAAATGTATTGCAATCTTTAAAATCTAGTTTAACCAATTCAGAAACTTAA
- the lexA gene encoding transcriptional repressor LexA, translating into MDTVEIPLIGSVSCGLPIYAEENIEAKISISKKLVKNVSDYFLLRASGDSMNQKGITSGDLLLIKQKQTASHGDLVVALIDEDATVKEFIHNGDTIVLKPHSTNPKHQPIILTTDFRIQGIVEKVIKI; encoded by the coding sequence ATGGATACTGTCGAAATTCCGTTAATTGGTTCTGTATCTTGCGGGTTACCTATTTATGCTGAAGAAAATATTGAAGCTAAAATTTCTATCTCAAAAAAATTGGTTAAAAATGTGAGTGATTATTTTCTTTTAAGAGCTTCTGGTGACTCCATGAATCAAAAAGGCATCACTAGCGGAGACTTGCTTTTAATAAAACAAAAGCAAACTGCTAGCCATGGTGATCTTGTGGTTGCTTTAATAGATGAGGATGCTACCGTAAAGGAGTTTATACATAACGGCGATACTATTGTGCTAAAACCACATTCTACAAACCCAAAACATCAACCTATAATTCTAACTACGGATTTTAGAATACAAGGTATTGTTGAAAAAGTAATAAAAATATAA
- a CDS encoding phosphotransferase: MYLDVNSSILDFEMCLNTMGFLVLKQERILSIEKPGEGNMNVVLRIRTNTRSFIVKQSRPFVQKYQDITAPIERIDVEFQFYKAVTNKVIAPHIPKILAYNADNYLLILEDLGDCKDMSYLYEDRTMDSSQLHELIDIAAEIHKSKPTAYPENMDLRLLNHQHIFVLPFLKDSDFHLDTIQNGLQELALIYRHDAALKTEIAKVGEQYLSKGDTLLHGDYYPGSWMTKENHTYVIDPEFSFMGFAEFDIGVMAAHTIMITMNIDCLETIKNRYPKTLNANLLAQVAGIEIMRRLIGLAQLPLKRSIEEKKLLLEMARTLILK, translated from the coding sequence ATGTATTTAGATGTTAATAGTTCCATTTTAGATTTTGAAATGTGTTTAAATACCATGGGGTTTTTAGTCCTAAAACAAGAACGTATTCTTTCTATAGAAAAACCGGGTGAGGGCAACATGAATGTGGTGCTTAGAATCCGTACCAATACGCGGTCGTTTATTGTAAAACAATCGCGTCCGTTTGTTCAGAAATATCAAGATATTACAGCACCTATTGAGCGTATCGATGTAGAATTTCAGTTTTACAAAGCGGTTACTAATAAGGTTATTGCGCCACATATTCCTAAAATACTGGCTTATAACGCAGATAATTATTTGCTTATTCTGGAAGATTTAGGCGACTGCAAAGATATGTCGTATCTCTATGAGGATAGAACGATGGACAGCTCGCAACTGCATGAACTTATAGACATTGCTGCGGAAATTCATAAATCTAAACCTACAGCATATCCTGAAAATATGGACTTGCGTTTGCTTAACCATCAGCACATATTTGTTTTGCCTTTTTTAAAGGATAGCGATTTTCATTTAGATACCATTCAAAACGGACTTCAGGAATTGGCTTTAATTTACAGACATGATGCCGCTTTAAAAACAGAGATTGCAAAGGTTGGCGAACAATACTTATCTAAAGGCGATACACTTTTGCATGGCGATTATTATCCTGGAAGTTGGATGACGAAGGAAAACCATACCTATGTCATTGATCCGGAATTCAGTTTTATGGGTTTTGCAGAATTTGATATTGGCGTTATGGCCGCACATACTATTATGATCACCATGAACATCGATTGTTTAGAAACCATAAAAAATAGATATCCTAAAACCTTGAACGCCAATTTGCTTGCCCAAGTTGCGGGAATAGAAATTATGCGCAGATTAATTGGTTTGGCGCAATTGCCTTTAAAAAGATCTATTGAAGAAAAAAAGTTGCTTTTAGAAATGGCACGAACGCTTATTTTGAAGTAG
- a CDS encoding ABC transporter ATP-binding protein, which translates to MSNILKINDLEKTYTSGSKKLTVISNISFEVEKGSVFSIVGPSGSGKTTLLGLCAGLDYPTSGTIELCGTALEDLNEDERAALRNQEVGFIFQNFQLLPTLTALENVIVPLELQGEKNTAKFGIALLEKVGLGDRLHHYPSQLSGGEQQRVALARAFSNKPSILFADEPTGNLDEETGEKVIQLLFELNKEAGTTLVIITHDLDLANRTQQILRLKGGKIISNEKTSTI; encoded by the coding sequence ATGTCAAATATATTAAAGATTAATGATTTAGAGAAGACTTATACAAGTGGTTCTAAAAAATTAACAGTGATTAGTAATATCTCTTTTGAAGTAGAAAAAGGCAGCGTGTTTTCTATTGTTGGGCCTTCCGGAAGCGGAAAAACAACATTACTAGGTTTGTGTGCTGGTTTAGATTATCCAACTTCAGGAACTATAGAATTATGCGGAACGGCTTTGGAAGATTTAAATGAAGATGAACGTGCGGCATTACGAAACCAGGAAGTAGGTTTTATTTTTCAAAATTTTCAATTATTACCCACATTAACCGCTTTAGAAAATGTGATTGTGCCTTTAGAATTACAAGGTGAAAAGAATACGGCTAAATTTGGTATAGCCTTATTAGAAAAAGTAGGTTTGGGAGATCGTTTACATCATTATCCATCGCAATTATCTGGAGGAGAGCAACAACGTGTGGCTTTAGCACGTGCATTTTCTAACAAACCTTCTATTTTATTTGCCGACGAACCTACCGGGAATTTAGATGAAGAAACAGGCGAAAAGGTAATTCAATTACTTTTTGAATTGAACAAAGAAGCTGGTACCACTTTAGTCATTATTACACACGATTTAGATTTGGCAAACCGTACACAACAAATTTTAAGATTAAAAGGCGGAAAGATTATTTCTAACGAAAAAACAAGCACTATTTAA
- a CDS encoding DoxX family protein has product MEYLIIIIKIGIALSIINVWLFRINKSTSWRGNNASSMKEEFKSYGLPEWLMYVVGSLKLLFSLGLLASIFYSSLAAPSAFGIAFLMLIAIIMHIKIGDPIKKSLPAFIFLSLSLIVALV; this is encoded by the coding sequence ATGGAATATTTAATAATTATAATCAAAATTGGAATCGCCTTAAGTATAATTAATGTTTGGCTATTTCGTATTAATAAATCTACAAGCTGGAGAGGAAATAATGCTAGTAGCATGAAGGAAGAATTTAAAAGCTATGGTTTGCCAGAGTGGCTAATGTATGTTGTTGGAAGTTTAAAACTGCTATTTTCTTTAGGTCTTTTGGCGTCTATATTCTATAGTTCGTTAGCAGCACCATCAGCATTTGGAATTGCATTTTTAATGCTTATCGCTATAATAATGCATATAAAAATAGGTGATCCTATTAAAAAATCTTTACCGGCATTTATATTTTTATCCTTATCCCTAATTGTTGCTTTGGTGTAA
- a CDS encoding FAD-binding domain-containing protein: protein MISTKFVYQELLKRGFNPNTILKFIQELAWRDYWQHVWISKDDAINKDLKHTQTPVITNGISKNLVDGTTGIKAIDNGVKQLNSTGYIHNHLRMYIASISCNIAQNHWLHPAKWMYYHLLDADWASNALSWQWVAGANSNKKYYANQENINNFCYTEQTDTFLDVSYNDFENLSIPEVLSFSERLDLKTPLPESKTIIINEELPTLIYNFYNLDPVWKNNKPANRILLLEPSHFEAYPVSQKSIDFIIGLSKNIENIQTFVGEFSELTMLYRLENIYYKEHPLNIHYQGVEEQRDWMFDVKGYYPSFFAFWKKCKKEIIF from the coding sequence GTGATTTCTACAAAATTTGTGTATCAAGAATTATTAAAACGTGGTTTTAATCCAAATACAATATTAAAATTTATTCAAGAACTAGCATGGCGGGATTACTGGCAGCATGTTTGGATTTCTAAAGATGATGCTATAAATAAAGATTTAAAACATACTCAAACTCCGGTTATAACAAACGGCATTTCTAAAAATTTAGTCGATGGAACTACAGGTATTAAGGCTATAGATAATGGTGTTAAACAACTTAATAGCACAGGCTATATCCATAACCATTTAAGAATGTACATAGCTTCTATTTCTTGCAACATTGCTCAAAATCATTGGTTGCATCCCGCTAAATGGATGTATTATCATTTATTAGATGCAGATTGGGCAAGTAATGCGTTAAGTTGGCAATGGGTTGCTGGTGCAAATAGTAATAAGAAGTATTATGCCAATCAAGAAAATATTAATAACTTTTGTTATACCGAGCAAACGGATACGTTTCTAGATGTATCTTACAATGATTTTGAAAACTTATCTATACCTGAGGTATTATCATTTTCAGAACGATTAGATTTAAAAACACCGCTTCCAGAATCTAAAACTATAATTATAAATGAGGAGTTACCAACACTAATTTATAATTTTTATAATTTAGATCCGGTTTGGAAAAACAACAAACCTGCCAATCGAATTCTCTTATTGGAGCCCTCACATTTTGAAGCATATCCCGTATCTCAAAAGAGTATTGATTTTATAATTGGTCTCTCAAAAAACATAGAAAATATCCAAACATTTGTAGGTGAATTTAGTGAGCTTACAATGTTATACCGTTTAGAAAACATATATTACAAGGAGCATCCTTTGAATATACATTATCAAGGTGTCGAGGAGCAAAGAGATTGGATGTTTGATGTAAAAGGCTACTACCCTTCTTTCTTTGCTTTTTGGAAAAAATGTAAAAAAGAAATTATATTCTAA